The following is a genomic window from Micropterus dolomieu isolate WLL.071019.BEF.003 ecotype Adirondacks linkage group LG12, ASM2129224v1, whole genome shotgun sequence.
CTTCTATTTAATGCAAATCAGTGTTTTTTGGAGGAGTTACTCGAGCTCTGGCATGTCTTCGtatcctcctccctcctcctcctgtcttctctgctcctccagcttcctctcctcctctgccctcttcctctcctccatcgccctcttcatctcctcctccacctccttcctcTTTAAATTCTGGATCTCTTCGTCCTTCTTCTTCTGCgcttctttttccttctcctcctctgttttaTCCTTCGGCGGCGTGCTGTAGGCCCACTCCTCGTCCGAGTCGCTGATGTCGTCGTCGTCGATGTCCCAGTCGGGCTGGTAGGACTCTGTGGTTTCGGTGTCCTCTACAGGCTCGGGCTCAGGTTTGTGGTTGGGGTCCTCCAGTTTGCCCCAGGCCACCTGGTCGGCCTTGCGGAGGGTGATCTCCACTTTAGATGGGACCATGTTGACCGAGCTCTGTTTGACATTGATCACCTGAATGAGAACAAAGAGAGTTTGCTTTTTAGTCAGCCGTCACAACGTCTACCAGTGGGATCAGATAACTGTTAACAGTGTGGGAAAGATGAGCATCAGTGTGTTGAAATGACACTTGATTTCAGACTGTTCTTGAAAATACGCATGTTTAGCAGGTACTCACGCCCCAGAGGTGGAAGTCTCTCTTGAAAATCTTATTGTCCTCAAACTGGATTTGACATGAGAGCTAAAGAGAATAAAAAGCCAGTTAGGAAGATGAACAGGATGATTTGACTCTTGCAtttatttgcataaatgtgtgcATTGACCTTTTAAAGCAGACTGTACGgtatatattattgttttttgtatgcCAGTTGCGAGGTTGTATTTTAGTTCAGACCgaaatgttttttgttctcaGCTGTTTCTTGAAATATAGTTGTCTGCTGTAAATTGAGAAAAGTTAGATGTATTAGCTTAAGCTAACTTGCGCTAACTTGTTTTTAGTAATAGTTGCTTGTCTTTTGTGCTAGAACTTTCTATTTAGCTAACTTTGTTCAAAAATGCTTTATAATTTAAATTCATAAATATATCATATGTCATGAGACTTAATATTTATAACAGAAATCCAGTACCCATTTCTGATAAGGTACCATTTATAAAGGGTGTATAGCTGTAATGAATGGCTCTAAATTGTTAATAAATCAGTTAATAATGCTTTATGGATCAGCTAGAAActataaattaacatttttgacTAGTGGATCCCCACCATGACACTTGCTTTATGTTCTTAGCGAGCTCCATCCAGCTCATCAGGAAGACCCTTTCAATGAACCGTTTCTCCCCTGACCTTCTCGGAAAGTTTAGCAGAGAATCTGCAATGAAtcaatttattaacatttagaaCTGCAGACGTATTAGAACGTGAGAAGCTCATTAGCTTTTATAAAATATCACTAACAGAAATATTGCGAAATAGAAAGGATATACACCAGCCAATGGGATTGTTCACAGTTTGGCAATTAAAAACTCCTTATTAATAACATCTTACgatctataaagcattagtaaatGATTTCTTAaccataaataaagacatttgttACTTAAAACTTATTATGTGTTTTCAAGACAAGCTAGTATACCTGCTAAGGATATATTAACTTAGTGTTGCGTGTGTGTAAAACTCACCACTGTCTGGTTGCCTTCTATGCAGGACAATTCTGGGTTTGTGTTCTTGGCGTAAATCGTTATGACGACATTATTTCCTGTCTGGTGCCAGTCATGTCGACATGCCACTTTCTTTTTGTCctgtaaacacacaacacaccaaAAGATTTGATGTTTGAGCACACCGAGATGAGATATGCCCAAATGCCAAATGTTCTGAATCTAGTTTCTAACATTTTATAAAGCTGATAAAGGATCCAATTTTAATCCTACTTTGTTCTCTAGAACATGATTTCAAGTTGGAGATGAGGATTGTGTTCCGTTGATAATTATTAATTTAGAAGAAATGGAGCTAACAGCATGATAAACCTCATTTAGATGACGAATCAAAATAGTAAACCATGGTCAAAACAAGCAACTGACTAAATGTGTACTGAATGTTTTGCAGTGACAATTTACCTACATAAAGACAGTTTAAGAGACTGACTTCCTTTTCCAGTGAGCGTCATTCTGATCCGACGTTGACGTTCTTCTTATTCTGAAATAAACATGACCTGTACCACTACggttttatttacaatatttagtCTCCTCTCAATTCTTTAAATGGGTTGGAGAAAATTTTAGAAACACCTCTCAATATAACACTGGATGATACAACAGCACTGCAAACTAAAGCGTCCGAAATGATGAAGTGAAGAAATGAAACCATTTCAAACGTTAACATTATTATCATCACAGAGGTTGGCATTATTGCATTAAACTGCATCAGCCTGGTGTACCTGACTATCAAGAATAGGCGCATACTTGTTCATTTCAGCTtgtagggggggggggacaaaccGGAAAGCCCGAGTTCTATACACAAATCTTCATACAAAAAATgcctcatttgttttttttgttttcttgcattgtcatttctgcatttaaaataGTATTCTGTCAGCTTTCACGGTCATTTCCAGCTACATTTCCTTCCAACTTTGAACCAGGATCAATCTACCCCCCAGGTGGTGTAATACCTGCTTTGCGGTCCAGCGGTGTTTCCCTGTGGTGCAGCCCTTCTGGTCGAGGAAAGCGTTGAAATCTGTTGTCTTtatgcagcagcagctccagtaCTTATAtctaaacaaaagaaatggtaaCAGGTTACAAACACTATCTGCATCATTCAGGAAATGGACAACCTATCTGATTTTCATATAATGATCAAAATTCAACAAGCAGCGGTTTTAGcaaatgaatggagagacgAAAAGATGTGAGTCATTGCCCACTGGCTGCACAGTGTTGGAGCGATGCTCATATAGTTCGTGTGATTCAAAGAGCAGCTGCAGTTTAATTCACATCTAAAATGTGTTTGCTATGttacagatttgttttctaATTACTGATCTTTAATTAattgtctgttgttttgttttttacatttgaacTTTTACGCTTAATGCTTCTTGCTTACATGGccttcagttttgttttgtttacatttctcCTTTGTAGACGCGGTCTAATTATGGTTTGAAAGAGAGATATGCAAATAAAGATTGCAATTATGATTTTGTTATAGTGGATTATGCATAATGCCTTTGTAATATCCGGGGTAAGGAACTGGAAACAGGCTGCAGTAATTTTAACTGTGCATCTTTGCGCCTTACCCCTCGTGGAAGACGGGTGCTCCGGGGTGGTGGATGCAGACCTCCATGTTAGTCTCTGGGCCTTGATAGacctacacacaaaaacacattggtTACGGTCGCAGTGTGAAGATCAGCTCCTCACGCCTCTGGTCATCAGTCACATGGTATGGTCACcagtcaagtgtgtgtgtgtttgtttgaatgcGTTTAAAGGtttctcaatcagcttcttaTTATGAGCAAAATATTCTGCTTAAGTTAGAACAGTTGTGataattttactttaaagatTTCCTGAGTGTTAAACTCATGGTAAATGTACCTTAACCTATTGCTTTACTCCCCctccaaaaaaaacattttaatcttttcaatGCAGGCCTCCCTCTATGGTTTTAAAACAGTATTAAAAAGTATGTTATACCCAAATTGGCATGACACTGCACTAGTCACTGAGGTCATGTGGTGGTGGAACAAGTTTTCAgatcttaaaaaaaagaaaaggatgcAATACTGCTATGTAAAAACACTATTTAACACAAGTAAAAGTCTAGTTCACAcaattttactttatatttgcctgaagttttaaaagtaaaaataagcaTTGGTCAAAAAAATGCCCCCTGTCAgtctttttacttattactaaTGTCTCAATaagtaagcagcattttaatgttgctgctggatgAGGTGGAGCTAATTCAACAACTGTATGTACCATTGGGTAGTTTTAAGAtttaacaatgcatcatattttaaaaaacaattgtgtgggtttttgtttttatctgtaaaGTAATAACAGCAACTGTGAATTTTGTGGGTTGAATATTACAGtatttccttctgaaatgtcATAGAGTCGAAGTAAAAATAAGCATAAAGCGGAAATGGTAAAGTAGTATCTCAGAATTACATTTAAGTAAAGTACTTCAGTAAGTGTAATTATACATGGTCCAGCACTAGGAATAGGTGGCAAGAACAGGTTGAAACAGTAAAGTATAGGAACATGTTGTATATGTTGTTACCTCTTTGTCCACTAGATGGAGCCCTCTAGATGTACAGGAATGATAAAGGCTGAAGCACAGCTATAGTGTActaacttttgtgtgtgtgtgtgtgtgtgtgtgtgtgtgtgtgtgtgtgtgtgtgtgtgtgtgtgtgtgtgtgtgtgtgtgtagagctCCTGTCAGTGCAGCTTTTGCTTATGTCAGATAGTTGGCTATTTTGGGCCAGGCAGAAGTTGcccacaaacatacacacacacacactcgcaaataataaaaagacacCCACTGTTTTGCATCCTGTGTTCTTGCATCGGGTCCCAGATATGACTGTCTGACTCTCTGTCggaagagaaagacaaaaacagagaggTGAGATGATGAAATCAGAAcagcaaaaatattttgtctttttttctttaaaaacaagtgAGAAACTCCACCAGTGTATTAATCTCTCAACATGTTTCAATGCAAATCAAACCGTTTCTTTTTCCACCCTATTGAA
Proteins encoded in this region:
- the zgc:92429 gene encoding cysteine and histidine-rich domain-containing protein 1 — its product is MALLCYNKGCGLKFDADKNKDDSCLFHPGVPIFHDALKGWSCCKKRTTDFSEFLSIKGCTRGLHSNEKPQEPLRPEVSSDKGGIKHTNDQEIIYQGPKSAEKLQKERPSSDKPKTKLPHKVSASLAQVLEKLDMSKRVEKEKQESQTVISGTRCKNTGCKTVYQGPETNMEVCIHHPGAPVFHEGYKYWSCCCIKTTDFNAFLDQKGCTTGKHRWTAKQDKKKVACRHDWHQTGNNVVITIYAKNTNPELSCIEGNQTVLSCQIQFEDNKIFKRDFHLWGVINVKQSSVNMVPSKVEITLRKADQVAWGKLEDPNHKPEPEPVEDTETTESYQPDWDIDDDDISDSDEEWAYSTPPKDKTEEEKEKEAQKKKDEEIQNLKRKEVEEEMKRAMEERKRAEEERKLEEQRRQEEEGGGYEDMPELE